From one Acidibrevibacterium fodinaquatile genomic stretch:
- a CDS encoding enoyl-CoA hydratase-related protein: MAPPELVAPVLLAIDPRGVATVTLNRPERGNAYDEALLAALIDGLASLAARPDLRAVVIRGAGKHFQAGADIDWLARASAYPPEQAFAASMATTRAMQMLNEFPHPTLAVVHGACFGGGCGLVCCVDVALATEAAVFGLTEVRVGVAPSPISTHMVHAMGLRHTRRYALTGERFDAAEALRIGLVHEIVADAALDARVETILDAILLGAPGAITATKRSFLGANGLTLDARAMALLAHESWMQRNSAEGREGTAAFRARRKPAWYPGA; encoded by the coding sequence ATGGCGCCGCCCGAGCTTGTGGCCCCCGTGCTGTTGGCGATCGACCCGCGTGGCGTCGCGACGGTGACGTTGAACCGCCCTGAACGCGGCAATGCCTATGACGAGGCTCTGCTCGCCGCGTTGATCGACGGGCTCGCCTCGCTCGCCGCCCGTCCCGATCTGCGCGCGGTGGTGATCCGCGGCGCTGGCAAACATTTTCAGGCCGGCGCCGATATCGACTGGCTGGCCCGCGCCAGCGCCTATCCGCCCGAACAGGCTTTCGCCGCCTCGATGGCGACGACGCGGGCGATGCAGATGTTGAACGAATTTCCTCACCCGACGCTGGCGGTGGTGCATGGCGCCTGTTTCGGCGGCGGCTGCGGCCTGGTCTGCTGCGTCGATGTCGCCTTGGCGACGGAAGCGGCGGTGTTTGGCTTGACCGAGGTCAGGGTCGGCGTCGCGCCGAGCCCGATCTCGACCCACATGGTCCACGCGATGGGGCTTCGCCACACCAGGCGCTATGCCCTGACCGGCGAGCGCTTCGACGCCGCGGAAGCGCTTCGCATCGGCCTCGTCCACGAAATCGTCGCGGACGCGGCGCTGGACGCGCGCGTCGAGACCATTCTGGACGCTATTCTGCTCGGCGCGCCGGGGGCGATCACCGCGACCAAACGCTCCTTCCTCGGCGCCAATGGCCTTACCCTCGATGCCCGCGCGATGGCGCTGCTTGCCCATGAAAGCTGGATGCAGCGCAATTCCGCCGAGGGGCGCGAAGGCACGGCGGCGTTTCGCGCCCGCCGCAAACCAGCTTGGTATCCCGGCGCATAG
- a CDS encoding HPr kinase/phosphorylase yields MAFVGQIHGSCVARDGAGVLLLGPSGAGKSDLALRLIDRGFALVADDRVDIAAGIARAPAELAGLIEIRGLGIAQLAHTPEAPLALVVELGVPERLPAPAVDPRFALPRITLDARAASAAQRVALALAAACARVGFVAGAFAAAVQGAAPP; encoded by the coding sequence ATGGCCTTCGTCGGACAAATTCATGGCAGTTGTGTGGCGCGGGATGGCGCCGGCGTGCTGCTCCTTGGGCCGAGCGGCGCCGGCAAATCCGACCTCGCCTTGCGCCTCATCGACCGCGGCTTCGCACTCGTCGCCGATGACCGGGTGGACATCGCCGCCGGGATCGCGCGCGCGCCGGCGGAATTGGCCGGGCTGATCGAAATCCGTGGTCTCGGCATCGCCCAGCTTGCCCACACGCCGGAGGCGCCGCTCGCGCTGGTCGTCGAACTCGGCGTGCCCGAGCGCTTGCCGGCGCCGGCCGTTGATCCCCGTTTCGCCCTGCCGCGGATCACGCTGGATGCGCGCGCCGCCTCGGCGGCACAGCGTGTCGCCCTCGCGCTCGCGGCCGCGTGCGCGCGGGTGGGGTTCGTCGCCGGTGCCTTCGCCGCCGCCGTACAAGGCGCCGCGCCGCCATGA
- the rapZ gene encoding RNase adapter RapZ — MSPPAAAPSPPLASPAAGDRPAPRRVVLVSGLSGAGKSSILHTLEDLGYEVVDNPPLSMLADLVARGERPLAIGVHARTSGFRAASVLRTLATLQRNPALRVELVFATAEEAVLLRRYTETRRRHPLAPQGRVSDGIAAETALLAPLRARADLLIDTSDLPPGALRALIEERFGAGIEGERGLVISLISFAYPAGLPREADLVFDARFLRNPHYDPALRPLTGLDPAVRAYIEADPDHATFLQQVNAMLALLLPRFVAEGKKYATIAVGCTGGRHRSVHLIERLAAYLGEQGWRVTRTHRELVRSETNDGQTTRPPAGKAGRADFSRRRRPERDHG; from the coding sequence ATGAGCCCGCCCGCCGCTGCCCCCTCGCCGCCGCTCGCCTCGCCCGCCGCCGGCGATCGGCCCGCGCCGCGCCGGGTGGTGCTGGTCAGCGGCCTCTCCGGGGCGGGCAAATCCTCGATCCTGCACACGCTTGAGGATCTCGGCTACGAGGTGGTGGATAATCCGCCGCTTTCGATGCTCGCCGATCTGGTGGCGCGCGGCGAACGCCCGCTCGCCATCGGCGTCCATGCCCGCACCAGCGGCTTTCGCGCGGCGTCGGTTCTGCGCACGCTGGCAACCCTCCAGCGCAACCCTGCCCTGCGGGTCGAGTTGGTGTTCGCGACCGCCGAGGAAGCCGTCCTGCTCCGCCGCTATACCGAAACCCGCCGGCGCCATCCGCTTGCCCCGCAAGGCCGGGTCAGCGACGGCATCGCCGCCGAAACCGCGCTTCTCGCGCCGTTGCGCGCCCGCGCCGATTTGCTGATCGATACCAGCGATCTCCCGCCCGGCGCCCTCCGCGCTTTGATCGAGGAACGTTTCGGCGCAGGCATAGAGGGCGAGCGCGGGCTGGTGATTTCGCTGATTTCATTTGCCTATCCCGCCGGCCTGCCGCGCGAGGCCGATCTCGTGTTCGATGCCCGGTTTCTCCGCAATCCGCATTACGACCCGGCGTTACGCCCGCTCACCGGGCTCGACCCGGCAGTCAGGGCCTATATTGAAGCGGACCCCGACCATGCCACATTCCTGCAACAGGTGAACGCGATGCTCGCGCTGCTGTTGCCCCGCTTCGTCGCGGAAGGAAAGAAGTATGCGACCATCGCCGTCGGGTGCACGGGTGGACGGCACCGCTCGGTTCATCTAATCGAGAGACTTGCCGCCTATCTTGGTGAACAGGGTTGGCGCGTCACCCGCACGCACCGGGAGTTGGTGCGAAGCGAAACCAATGATGGCCAGACCACCCGACCCCCGGCCGGCAAGGCCGGACGGGCCGATTTTTCCAGGCGCAGGAGGCCTGAACGCGATCATGGGTAG
- a CDS encoding PTS sugar transporter subunit IIA, whose product MIGLVLVTHGRLAEEFRAAMEHVVGPQKNVATICIGPDDDMEHCRGDIRHAIESVDQGDGVVMLTDMFGSTPCNLALSMLDRQHLEVLSGMNLPMLVKLAQFRDQKPLAELVAGAQEAGRKYITAAPHSALAAAVPAPAAPAAPNGHGTASLNGNDHIG is encoded by the coding sequence ATGATCGGCTTGGTGCTGGTCACGCATGGCCGTCTGGCCGAGGAGTTTCGCGCCGCCATGGAGCACGTGGTCGGGCCGCAGAAAAACGTCGCGACCATCTGTATCGGCCCCGACGATGACATGGAGCATTGTCGCGGCGATATCCGGCACGCGATCGAAAGCGTCGATCAGGGCGACGGCGTCGTCATGCTGACCGACATGTTCGGCTCGACGCCCTGCAACCTCGCCCTCTCGATGCTCGACCGCCAGCATCTCGAGGTGCTTTCCGGCATGAATCTGCCGATGCTGGTGAAACTCGCGCAATTCCGCGACCAAAAGCCGCTCGCCGAGCTGGTCGCCGGCGCCCAGGAAGCCGGCCGAAAATATATCACGGCCGCGCCGCATAGCGCGCTGGCCGCCGCCGTGCCGGCGCCGGCAGCACCAGCCGCGCCCAATGGC
- the acs gene encoding acetate--CoA ligase, whose translation MSETIPVKPEIARAAHLDRDGYRAHYARAGADPDAYWAEEARRIAWIKPPSKIKNTRFTGDVAIRWFEDGVLNASACCLDAHLATRGDQTAIIWEGDDPAQSRRITYRALHEEVCRLANVLKGFGVKKGDRVTIYLPMVIEAAVAMLACARIGAIHSVVFGGFSPDSLAGRIQDCASRVLITADEGRRGGRRVALKAHADAALKACPGVECVIVVPVTGAAVPMAAGRDHAYRDLLAKASPDCPPEPMAAEDPLFILYTSGSTGRPKGVLHTTGGYMVWAAYTHDLVFDYRPGEIYWCTADIGWVTGHTYIVYGPLANGAVTLMFEGVPSYPDAGRFWQIVDKHQVNIFYTAPTAIRALMREGEAPVRRAQRTSLRILGSVGEPINPEAWLWYYRVVGEERCPIVDTWWQTETGGILISPLPGATPLKPGSATLPLPGVRPVLVNSAGQVLEGAAEGNLCLADSWPGQMRTVYGDHERFVQTYFSTYPGYYFTGDGARRDADGYYWITGRVDDVINVSGHRMGTAEVESALVAHAHVAEAAVVGFPHDIKGQGIYAYVTLKVGVEPSEALRRELIAWVRQEIGPIAAPDVIQWAPALPKTRSGKIMRRILRKIAANEVDALGDTSTLADPAVVEDLVRDRPV comes from the coding sequence ATGTCCGAAACCATCCCGGTGAAACCGGAAATCGCCCGCGCGGCACATCTCGACAGAGACGGCTATCGCGCCCATTACGCGCGCGCGGGCGCCGATCCCGATGCCTATTGGGCCGAGGAGGCGCGGCGGATCGCCTGGATCAAACCGCCGAGCAAGATCAAGAACACGCGGTTTACCGGCGATGTTGCCATCCGTTGGTTCGAGGACGGCGTGCTCAACGCCTCCGCCTGCTGCCTCGATGCCCATCTCGCGACCCGCGGCGACCAGACCGCGATCATTTGGGAGGGCGACGATCCCGCGCAATCACGCCGCATCACCTATCGCGCCTTGCATGAAGAGGTCTGCCGCCTCGCCAACGTGCTGAAAGGGTTCGGGGTCAAGAAGGGCGACCGGGTCACGATCTATCTGCCGATGGTGATCGAGGCGGCCGTCGCGATGCTCGCCTGCGCGCGCATCGGCGCCATCCATTCGGTCGTCTTCGGCGGATTTTCGCCCGATAGCCTCGCCGGGCGCATCCAGGATTGCGCCTCGCGGGTTCTCATCACCGCCGATGAGGGGCGGCGCGGCGGGCGGCGCGTCGCGCTCAAGGCCCATGCCGATGCGGCGCTGAAAGCCTGCCCCGGCGTTGAGTGCGTCATCGTCGTTCCGGTCACCGGCGCTGCGGTGCCGATGGCGGCGGGACGCGACCACGCGTATCGCGATCTGCTCGCCAAGGCCTCGCCAGACTGCCCGCCCGAGCCGATGGCGGCGGAGGATCCGCTTTTCATCCTTTATACCTCGGGCAGCACCGGGCGGCCGAAAGGCGTGCTCCACACCACCGGCGGCTATATGGTGTGGGCGGCCTACACCCATGACCTGGTGTTCGATTATCGCCCCGGCGAAATCTATTGGTGCACCGCCGATATCGGCTGGGTGACCGGCCACACCTATATCGTCTATGGCCCGCTCGCCAATGGCGCGGTGACGCTGATGTTCGAGGGGGTGCCGAGCTATCCCGATGCCGGGCGGTTCTGGCAGATCGTCGACAAGCATCAGGTCAATATTTTCTACACCGCGCCGACCGCGATCCGCGCCCTGATGCGCGAGGGGGAAGCGCCGGTGCGGCGGGCTCAGCGCACCAGTTTGCGCATCCTCGGTAGCGTCGGCGAGCCGATCAACCCCGAGGCCTGGCTTTGGTATTACCGCGTCGTCGGCGAGGAACGCTGCCCGATCGTTGATACTTGGTGGCAGACCGAGACCGGCGGCATCCTGATCAGCCCGCTGCCCGGGGCGACGCCGCTCAAGCCGGGCTCGGCAACGCTGCCGCTGCCGGGTGTCAGGCCGGTTCTGGTCAATAGCGCGGGGCAGGTGTTGGAGGGCGCGGCGGAGGGCAATCTCTGCCTTGCCGACAGTTGGCCCGGCCAGATGCGCACCGTCTATGGCGACCATGAACGCTTCGTGCAAACCTATTTCAGCACCTATCCCGGCTATTATTTCACCGGCGACGGGGCGCGGCGCGACGCCGACGGGTATTACTGGATCACCGGCCGTGTCGATGACGTGATCAACGTCTCCGGCCATCGCATGGGCACCGCCGAAGTCGAAAGCGCGCTCGTCGCGCATGCCCATGTCGCGGAAGCGGCCGTGGTCGGTTTTCCGCATGACATCAAGGGGCAGGGGATCTACGCCTATGTCACGCTGAAGGTCGGGGTCGAGCCGAGCGAGGCGTTGCGGCGGGAGTTGATTGCCTGGGTGCGCCAGGAAATCGGCCCGATCGCGGCACCCGATGTGATCCAATGGGCGCCGGCCCTGCCCAAGACGCGGAGCGGCAAGATCATGCGCCGGATTTTGCGCAAGATCGCCGCGAACGAGGTGGACGCGCTCGGCGATACCTCGACCCTGGCGGATCCGGCGGTGGTCGAGGATTTGGTGCGTGATCGACCGGTCTGA
- a CDS encoding PRC-barrel domain-containing protein — MIDRSERARRALVLFAAAWLVGAQTQAPSSPPPTSPAPTSPAPTPAAPTPDHGAAIHHLAPGEAAGVIGAEVVSAKGETMGRIVDVVVDQAGHPRAAVIDFGGFIGIGNRKIAVDWKSLHFSAGKPDSPVMCDLTPDQIKATPEYHENPDKPASVAAPSQPPQAAPTVKPPPS, encoded by the coding sequence GTGATCGACCGGTCTGAGCGCGCACGCCGGGCGCTCGTCCTGTTCGCCGCGGCGTGGCTGGTCGGCGCCCAGACTCAGGCGCCATCATCCCCCCCGCCAACGTCCCCGGCGCCAACGTCTCCGGCGCCGACCCCCGCCGCGCCAACGCCCGATCATGGGGCGGCCATCCATCACCTTGCGCCCGGCGAGGCCGCCGGGGTCATCGGCGCCGAGGTGGTGAGTGCCAAGGGCGAGACGATGGGCCGGATCGTCGATGTCGTCGTCGATCAGGCCGGCCACCCGCGCGCGGCGGTGATCGATTTCGGCGGCTTTATCGGCATCGGCAACCGCAAAATCGCCGTCGATTGGAAAAGCCTGCATTTTTCCGCCGGCAAGCCCGACAGCCCGGTGATGTGTGACTTAACGCCGGACCAGATCAAGGCGACGCCGGAATACCACGAAAACCCGGACAAGCCGGCCTCGGTCGCGGCGCCGAGCCAACCCCCGCAAGCCGCCCCGACTGTCAAACCGCCGCCTTCGTGA